Sequence from the Bryobacteraceae bacterium genome:
GCATCATGTTTGCCACGGACCACCAGCCCATGAAGCCCGCGAGCGACCGGCGCGTCCCGAAGCGGTCCACCAGGAACCCGGAGCCCACGTACATCATCGTGTACGCCACCAGAAACGCCGTCAGGATTCGCGAGTAGGTGAGATCGGAAATGCCGAGTTCCTTGGTCAGCACTGGCGCCACCACCGAGAGCGTCTGCCGGTCGATGTAGTTGATGACGGTCGACAGGAAGAGCAGGATGGCGATGGGCCACTGCTGCCGGGTCACGGCTTACGGGTCCGTTCGCGCAGGACGGCCAGCTCGGCCAGCGCCATCGCGTCAAGCGCGATAGTGGGTTGACGCACGCGTGTCGAGGCGATCACGCCGGCGGCGTGCAGGTTGTGCTTCATCGCCGAGACGCCCATTCCCGGCTGGATCTCGAAGCGGATGAGCGGCAGGATGCGCGTATAGACCTGCCAGGCGTTATCCTGGTCGCCCCCCTCGAGTGCGCTCCAGATCGCCGCGAAGTCGGCGATCATGTCGCTGCCGGGCATCGTTCCGCGCGCGCCGCGAATCGTTTCCTCAATGAAGAAGTTGCCGTTCAGGCCGCCGAAGATGGTGAGCGAGTCACCGGCCGCGGCGGCCACTGCGGTCACCTTCGGCGCCGTCGGCGGCGCTTCCACCTTCGCGTACTCCACGCGTTCGATCTCGCGCGCCATCCGCGCCAGCAGCGGAGGCGGCATCGGGACCTGCGTCATCAGCGGCGCGTCCTGCACCATGATCGGGATCGAAACGGCGTTCGAAATGGCTTCGAAGTAGCGCATCAGGCCCTCGCCGTCGGGCTTGAGCAGATACGGCGGAAGCACCATCAGCGCGTCCGCGCCGAGCCCTTCCAGTTCCTTGCTCAACTCGACGGCGGGGTCCGTCCCCGTGTGTCCGCTCGAGGCGATCAGCGGGACGCGCCCGTTCACGTGGCGCGCCACTTCTTTCATGAGCGTTACGCGCTCCGCCCCCGTGAGGGCGTAGCCTTCGCTCGCGTTGCCGAACAGGCCCAGGCCGTGGGCGCCCTGTTCAATCAGATAATCGGTGAGACGGAGCTGGCTCGCGATGTCGAGCGAGCCGTCTTCGTGGAAGGTGGTGGCGAGAATGGGATAAACGCCGGAAAACGGCATCTTAAGATTCTAACGGGTAAAATGAAGTCCACCATGCGCCGTACTTGGATCACAGGAGCAATCGTATTGATGACAGCAGCTAATCTCAGCGCCCAGGGACGCAAATTCGTCGTCGCCATCGGCGGCATCCAGCACGAGTCGAACTCGTTCAACCCGGCAAAGACCACGCTCGCCGACTATCGCGTGGAGGAGCCCGGTCCGGGCAACGACATCCTCGAACGCTGGCGCCGCGGCAACACCGAAGAGGGCGGATACCTGATCGGCGCCGACGAAGCCGGATTCGACGTCTACCCGACCCTTGTCGGGAACGCCACGCCGAAAGGCCCGCTCACCGACGAGTGCTTCGACACGTTGTACGGGCGGATGCTCGAGAAGCTGAAGAAGGCGCCGAAGCTCGATGGCCTGCTGCTTGCCCAGCACGGCGCGATGGTAGTGGAAGGCCATCCCCACGGCGACGAAGAGATGGTCCGCCGGCTCCGCGCCCACTTCGGGCCGGACTTCCCGATCGTGGTGACTCACGACTATCACGCCAACGTGTCGCCCGAGCTCGTGAAGCTCTCCACCGTGCTGATCACCTACAAGCAGAACCCGCATCTCGACACGCGGGACCGCGGCATCCAGGCGGCGCGAATCATGGGACGCATCCTCCGCGGCGAAGTGAAGCCCGTGCAGGCCATCGCCAAGCCGCCGATGATCTACAACCTGATCTTCCAGAACACCTACTCCGAGCCTTATATGCCGATCCGCGATGCAACCATCGAGCTCGAAAAGAGCAACCCGAAGGTGCT
This genomic interval carries:
- a CDS encoding dihydrodipicolinate synthase family protein encodes the protein MPFSGVYPILATTFHEDGSLDIASQLRLTDYLIEQGAHGLGLFGNASEGYALTGAERVTLMKEVARHVNGRVPLIASSGHTGTDPAVELSKELEGLGADALMVLPPYLLKPDGEGLMRYFEAISNAVSIPIMVQDAPLMTQVPMPPPLLARMAREIERVEYAKVEAPPTAPKVTAVAAAAGDSLTIFGGLNGNFFIEETIRGARGTMPGSDMIADFAAIWSALEGGDQDNAWQVYTRILPLIRFEIQPGMGVSAMKHNLHAAGVIASTRVRQPTIALDAMALAELAVLRERTRKP